Proteins found in one Sporosarcina sp. FSL K6-3457 genomic segment:
- a CDS encoding NUDIX hydrolase, with the protein MQRVDVVYALLVQEGKVLMVKNKKYNNWTLPGGRVEKGETLEQASIREVKEETGLTVKIGALAAVNEAFRKQENNHVLFFTFIAELTGGELGIQDTDGILDVKWQEMSYANECMPYYNKGIENLLSTSVPYLFQGLQ; encoded by the coding sequence ATGCAAAGAGTTGATGTTGTTTACGCGTTACTTGTACAAGAGGGAAAAGTGTTGATGGTGAAAAATAAGAAATACAATAACTGGACATTGCCAGGTGGGAGAGTAGAAAAAGGCGAGACATTGGAACAGGCTTCCATTCGAGAGGTGAAAGAGGAAACAGGCTTAACGGTTAAAATAGGAGCGTTGGCTGCGGTGAATGAAGCGTTTAGGAAGCAAGAAAATAATCATGTCCTGTTTTTCACATTCATAGCAGAACTGACAGGTGGAGAACTTGGAATTCAAGATACGGATGGTATTTTAGACGTTAAGTGGCAAGAAATGAGTTATGCGAATGAATGCATGCCCTATTATAATAAAGGCATTGAAAACCTACTGTCTACATCGGTACCTTATTTGTTTCAAGGTTTGCAATAA
- a CDS encoding DnaJ family domain-containing protein has translation MKDNHFIPPYNDLMGDILKKHTAEGGMDNLKGQGKPLSQDYFSGDTFQHFQRIAKDAGYKPQWLKLQHDIRDEVMAIAEGYAANPAADWDSQIEKLNSNIFAYNQSCPPPMQKGSVSLATIQAAIDRWK, from the coding sequence ATGAAGGACAATCATTTCATTCCACCGTACAATGACCTTATGGGAGATATTCTAAAAAAGCATACGGCAGAGGGCGGTATGGACAACTTGAAGGGGCAAGGAAAGCCGCTATCGCAAGACTATTTTTCTGGGGACACCTTTCAGCATTTCCAACGAATCGCGAAGGATGCCGGCTATAAGCCCCAATGGTTGAAGCTGCAGCATGACATTCGTGATGAAGTGATGGCCATTGCAGAAGGTTACGCTGCTAACCCAGCGGCAGATTGGGACAGTCAAATAGAAAAGTTAAACAGCAATATTTTTGCATACAATCAATCATGTCCGCCTCCTATGCAGAAAGGGTCTGTGTCACTTGCGACCATTCAAGCCGCAATCGATCGGTGGAAATAA
- a CDS encoding methionine ABC transporter ATP-binding protein, with amino-acid sequence MIQIQNVSKVYQTKERLVKGVDNVSLEINKGEIFGIVGYSGAGKSSLIRCLNLLEKPTEGTILIDGVNLMKLRGKSLRQARLKIGMIFQHFYLISQKTVYENIAFALRAAKTPEAKISDRVTELLNMVGLSEKRDVYPAQLSGGQKQRVGIARALANNPSVLLCDEATSALDPNTTLSILRLLKKINAELQITIVLITHEMHVVKEICDRMAIMQDGKVIEEGQVYDIFSDPQEELTKEFISSVVSFDVPAAILDSCTGRIIKLMFKGNVAGEGVISEMIQQFRVQGNFLHGSIEYIQEMPLGIFVLELVGDTAEVEQAIAYLSSRHVHVEVIQDGK; translated from the coding sequence ATGATTCAAATTCAAAACGTTTCGAAGGTTTATCAAACAAAAGAGAGACTCGTCAAAGGTGTCGACAATGTTTCACTGGAAATTAATAAAGGTGAGATTTTCGGAATTGTTGGCTATTCGGGTGCGGGAAAAAGTTCGTTAATTCGTTGTTTGAACTTATTGGAAAAGCCGACGGAAGGTACGATTTTAATAGATGGCGTCAATTTGATGAAGTTAAGAGGTAAAAGCTTGCGTCAAGCAAGATTGAAAATTGGGATGATTTTTCAACACTTTTACTTAATTAGTCAAAAGACGGTATATGAAAATATTGCATTTGCATTACGTGCGGCTAAAACACCAGAGGCTAAAATTAGTGATCGCGTAACAGAGCTGCTTAACATGGTTGGTCTATCGGAGAAGCGCGATGTCTATCCGGCACAGTTAAGTGGTGGGCAAAAGCAACGGGTTGGCATTGCGCGTGCGCTGGCGAATAATCCATCGGTATTATTATGTGATGAAGCGACATCTGCCTTGGACCCAAATACGACATTATCAATTTTGAGGTTATTGAAGAAAATCAATGCTGAACTCCAAATTACGATTGTGTTAATCACACATGAGATGCATGTAGTGAAAGAGATTTGCGATCGAATGGCGATTATGCAGGATGGGAAAGTGATTGAGGAAGGACAGGTGTATGATATTTTTTCAGACCCTCAAGAGGAGCTGACGAAGGAGTTTATCAGTAGTGTGGTGTCCTTTGACGTTCCAGCAGCTATTTTAGACAGTTGTACAGGGCGTATTATTAAATTGATGTTCAAGGGTAATGTTGCCGGGGAAGGCGTTATATCTGAAATGATTCAGCAGTTTCGCGTGCAGGGGAATTTCTTGCATGGCTCGATTGAGTATATTCAAGAAATGCCACTGGGGATATTTGTGCTGGAGTTAGTAGGAGATACAGCTGAAGTTGAACAAGCGATTGCCTATTTGTCATCTCGTCATGTACATGTGGAGGTGATTCAGGATGGGAAGTGA
- a CDS encoding methionine ABC transporter permease: protein MGSDTQRIIELLPDMTKAFGETLFMVGISLIVALIIGLPLGILLFTTDKGLFLENIAVKSALGFLTNMVRSIPYIILLVLLIPLTTFLVGTPIGPTAASVSLSAAAIPFFARIVETSLREIDKGVIEAAISIGASPWMIIRNVLLPEAKSSIIQGLTLTVISLIAYSAMAGVVGGGGMGDLAIRFGYYRYDTPVMVVTVIILIVLVQIIQLAGDWISKSVDKR from the coding sequence ATGGGAAGTGATACGCAGCGTATTATCGAGTTGTTACCCGATATGACCAAGGCATTTGGTGAAACATTGTTCATGGTAGGTATCTCGCTTATTGTTGCGCTGATTATAGGGTTACCACTAGGTATTTTATTATTTACGACGGATAAAGGATTATTTTTAGAGAATATCGCAGTGAAATCTGCTCTTGGTTTTCTGACCAATATGGTTCGTTCCATTCCTTATATTATTTTACTAGTGTTACTCATTCCTTTGACGACATTCCTTGTTGGGACTCCAATTGGTCCAACAGCGGCAAGTGTGTCCTTATCGGCAGCGGCGATTCCGTTCTTCGCGCGTATAGTGGAAACCTCACTTCGGGAAATTGATAAGGGAGTCATTGAAGCAGCGATTTCAATTGGCGCAAGTCCATGGATGATTATACGGAATGTTTTATTGCCGGAAGCAAAATCGAGTATTATTCAAGGCTTGACGTTGACGGTCATCAGTTTGATTGCTTATTCGGCAATGGCTGGGGTCGTCGGAGGGGGCGGAATGGGAGATTTAGCTATCCGTTTTGGCTACTATCGCTACGATACACCGGTCATGGTTGTGACAGTTATTATTTTAATTGTGCTTGTACAAATCATTCAGCTTGCAGGCGATTGGATTTCAAAATCAGTTGATAAACGATAA
- a CDS encoding GNAT family N-acetyltransferase, whose protein sequence is MEFKQYTNVHDFALQAEPILAEREDVYSLFFGVLQAIKAGRYDNPFMATIEEDGEVLALMQMTPPHPLNLIIVDEKRTEEILGLLIKKLMQFKIEVSSVISLKSWAYHFAEKWQVQTGMAHQLLMDQGLYRLDEVNEALQQSPGSWRLADAGDCSLIEGWFTVFEEDTGLPITPLEDVQKRVALFVNEREVFLWEHEGKVVSMMKKSRPTEHGVTVSLVFTPHEERKKGYARTMVAACSTELLKSYDFCVLYTDLMNPTSNKIYQEIGYKRIADSVQLGFVVSVSY, encoded by the coding sequence ATGGAATTTAAACAGTATACAAATGTACATGACTTTGCATTGCAAGCGGAGCCGATCTTAGCTGAAAGAGAAGACGTCTACAGCCTCTTTTTTGGAGTCTTACAAGCAATTAAAGCAGGCCGCTATGACAATCCGTTCATGGCGACGATTGAAGAGGATGGCGAAGTGCTGGCGTTAATGCAAATGACACCACCACATCCGTTAAATCTCATTATTGTGGACGAAAAACGAACTGAAGAAATTTTGGGTTTATTAATTAAGAAATTAATGCAATTCAAAATTGAAGTCAGTTCTGTTATCAGCTTGAAGTCGTGGGCATACCATTTTGCCGAGAAATGGCAAGTGCAAACGGGAATGGCCCATCAGTTATTGATGGATCAAGGATTGTATAGGTTAGACGAAGTAAATGAAGCATTACAACAAAGTCCTGGAAGCTGGCGTTTGGCGGATGCAGGAGATTGTTCGCTGATTGAAGGATGGTTTACGGTATTTGAGGAGGATACAGGGCTTCCAATTACACCGCTAGAAGATGTGCAAAAGCGCGTGGCCTTATTTGTCAATGAGCGAGAAGTATTTTTGTGGGAGCATGAAGGGAAAGTTGTGTCGATGATGAAAAAATCGCGTCCTACCGAGCACGGTGTCACGGTATCCTTGGTTTTCACACCGCATGAGGAGCGTAAAAAAGGCTATGCTCGGACGATGGTGGCGGCTTGTTCAACAGAACTGCTCAAAAGCTATGATTTCTGCGTGCTGTATACGGATTTAATGAATCCAACATCGAATAAAATCTATCAGGAGATTGGCTATAAGCGCATTGCTGATTCTGTGCAGCTAGGATTTGTCGTGTCTGTATCGTATTGA
- a CDS encoding AAA family ATPase: MVLRRITLLQEEASGKEEYPFSIPSIQSLTELDLTKRVTFFVGENGSGKSTLLEGIADLCGFNPAGGGRNNTYDLDASESVLSEHLRLSWMPKVTNGFFLRAESFYHYASHLDEVASQPGEAYRTYQNYGGKSLHQQSHGESFLSLFLNRFRGKAIYLLDEPEAALSPQRQLTFLRIMHDLVREEDCQFIIATHSPIILGYPDATILSFDDGEIKETNYESTEHYQITKYFLDHREKFLKDILND, encoded by the coding sequence TTGGTTCTAAGGAGAATAACGCTTCTTCAAGAAGAAGCATCAGGGAAAGAGGAATATCCTTTTTCTATACCTTCTATCCAATCCTTGACCGAATTGGATTTGACAAAGCGAGTGACCTTTTTTGTTGGCGAAAATGGTTCTGGCAAGTCGACATTGCTGGAGGGCATTGCAGACTTATGTGGGTTTAATCCAGCAGGTGGGGGTAGGAATAATACATATGATTTGGATGCATCGGAAAGTGTATTGAGTGAACATTTACGATTGTCATGGATGCCGAAAGTAACGAATGGCTTCTTCTTGCGGGCTGAATCATTTTATCATTATGCTTCTCATCTTGATGAGGTGGCAAGTCAACCAGGTGAGGCGTACCGTACTTATCAAAATTATGGTGGGAAATCACTACATCAGCAATCACATGGGGAATCATTTTTGTCATTATTTCTAAATCGATTTCGAGGAAAAGCTATTTACCTACTCGATGAGCCAGAGGCCGCTCTATCACCCCAACGACAATTGACCTTTTTACGTATCATGCATGATCTTGTTCGAGAGGAAGATTGCCAATTCATTATCGCGACGCATTCCCCGATTATTTTAGGTTATCCGGATGCGACAATATTAAGTTTTGATGATGGAGAAATCAAAGAAACGAACTACGAATCGACGGAGCACTATCAGATTACGAAATATTTTCTGGATCATCGAGAGAAGTTTTTGAAAGATATTTTGAACGATTAA
- a CDS encoding AAA family ATPase has protein sequence MFFLQMSGFPGSGKSTLARIIAKLTGAIIIDHDIVKSALLTSLETIQMDANAAGKIAYDIEWSLIDFHLSEGHSVIMDSPCFYAEMVEKGTKLSEKHHAKYKYVECYLNDIKEIQRRLKSRTRMISQIQQVSSEEAFVEWMENSKRPPHLECLRVDSGRPLNSYIDQVISYISK, from the coding sequence ATGTTTTTTCTACAAATGTCTGGATTTCCTGGCTCAGGAAAGTCAACGCTTGCTAGAATAATAGCAAAATTAACGGGTGCAATTATCATTGATCATGATATTGTCAAATCGGCATTATTAACATCTTTGGAAACGATTCAAATGGATGCAAATGCTGCTGGTAAAATAGCGTACGATATTGAGTGGTCATTAATCGATTTTCATTTATCCGAAGGCCATAGCGTTATAATGGATAGTCCTTGCTTCTATGCGGAAATGGTTGAAAAGGGGACTAAGCTCTCCGAGAAACATCATGCGAAGTACAAATATGTTGAATGTTATTTGAATGATATAAAGGAAATACAACGGAGGCTGAAGAGCCGAACACGAATGATTAGTCAAATTCAGCAAGTTTCTTCTGAGGAGGCTTTTGTAGAATGGATGGAGAATAGTAAAAGACCCCCACATCTCGAATGTCTAAGAGTCGATTCTGGGAGGCCTTTAAATAGTTACATAGATCAGGTGATTTCGTATATAAGTAAATAA
- the pepF gene encoding oligoendopeptidase F, with protein MVKSLPLRSEVKVEETWNLQDLFKTEEDYNAAIAALERAVDVFAEKYAGNISNATTVNEALQGYAAIYEKIVPIGTYTSLASSTDQTDDTAQMRSSKYGSIAAKLNSKLSFVNSELSELPVATLKEAMQQSADFENYLEKLIRKKDHQLHPEVEKTLAAFSSTFSGPYGLYNTTKMVDMSFDDFEADGQHYPLSYVSFEGDWESEANTTKRRAAFEAFSAKLKDYQHTTAKTYDMHLQIEKTTSDVRGYETIFDYLLFNQEVDKSMYDRQIDLITTELAPHMRKYAKLLQKVHGLDKMTFADLKIPLDPTYEPTITVEESKKYIDDALAIMGDDYLNMVQRSYDERWIDFAQNKGKSTGAFCSSPYGNHPYILISWTGSMEDVFVLAHELGHAGHFYNANREQNVFNARPSLYFIEAPSTMNEMLVANHLLNNSDDPKFKRWVISSIVARTYYHNFVTHLLEAAYQRKVYERIDAGGSVNAGVLNSLKRGVLEEFWGDDVEITDGAELTWMRQPHYYMGLYPYTYSAGLTISTQVSKRVLAEGQPAVDEWLEVLKAGGTKSPADLAKMAGVDITTDQPLRDTIAYIGELIDQLVELTEEIEANH; from the coding sequence TTGGTTAAAAGTTTGCCACTACGTTCAGAAGTAAAGGTAGAAGAAACATGGAATTTACAGGATTTATTCAAAACAGAGGAAGACTACAATGCAGCAATCGCTGCGCTTGAAAGAGCCGTTGATGTGTTTGCTGAGAAATACGCTGGCAATATTTCCAATGCCACAACAGTTAATGAAGCATTACAAGGCTATGCCGCTATTTATGAGAAAATTGTTCCTATCGGTACGTATACAAGCCTAGCATCTAGCACAGACCAAACAGATGATACGGCTCAAATGCGTTCAAGTAAATATGGTTCAATTGCCGCTAAACTCAATAGCAAGCTGTCATTCGTCAATAGCGAGCTTTCCGAATTACCCGTTGCTACATTGAAAGAAGCAATGCAACAATCTGCCGACTTTGAAAACTACTTGGAAAAACTAATCCGTAAAAAAGACCATCAATTGCACCCTGAAGTCGAGAAAACACTCGCTGCATTTTCTTCAACATTCAGTGGACCTTACGGCTTGTACAATACTACAAAAATGGTTGACATGTCATTCGATGATTTTGAAGCAGATGGGCAACACTATCCGCTAAGCTATGTATCATTTGAAGGTGATTGGGAATCTGAAGCAAATACTACCAAGCGTCGTGCAGCATTTGAAGCCTTCTCTGCTAAATTGAAGGATTATCAGCATACAACGGCAAAAACATATGACATGCACCTACAAATAGAAAAAACAACATCTGATGTACGTGGCTACGAAACGATTTTCGATTATTTATTGTTCAATCAAGAAGTCGATAAATCTATGTATGACCGCCAAATCGACTTGATCACGACAGAGCTTGCACCGCATATGCGCAAGTATGCAAAACTACTTCAAAAAGTACACGGCTTAGATAAAATGACGTTCGCTGATTTAAAAATTCCACTTGATCCAACGTATGAGCCGACAATCACGGTAGAGGAATCGAAAAAGTATATCGACGATGCACTGGCGATTATGGGTGATGATTACTTGAACATGGTGCAACGTTCTTACGACGAACGCTGGATTGATTTCGCGCAAAATAAAGGAAAATCAACAGGTGCTTTCTGTTCAAGCCCTTATGGCAATCACCCGTATATCCTCATTTCTTGGACAGGTAGCATGGAAGACGTCTTTGTACTTGCTCATGAGCTTGGACATGCTGGGCATTTCTATAATGCCAACCGCGAGCAAAATGTTTTTAATGCACGTCCGTCTTTATACTTCATCGAAGCACCTTCCACGATGAACGAAATGCTAGTTGCCAATCATCTGTTAAACAACTCGGATGATCCGAAATTTAAGCGTTGGGTTATTTCTTCTATCGTGGCACGTACGTACTACCATAACTTTGTGACGCACTTGCTAGAAGCCGCTTATCAGCGCAAAGTCTATGAGCGTATCGATGCAGGTGGCAGTGTTAATGCAGGCGTGTTGAATAGCTTGAAACGCGGCGTTCTAGAAGAATTCTGGGGAGACGACGTTGAGATTACAGATGGTGCTGAATTGACATGGATGCGTCAGCCACACTATTATATGGGCTTATATCCATACACATACAGTGCAGGACTAACAATTTCAACACAAGTGTCTAAGCGTGTATTAGCAGAAGGTCAACCAGCTGTCGATGAATGGTTGGAGGTCTTGAAAGCTGGTGGCACAAAATCACCTGCCGATCTTGCCAAAATGGCTGGTGTTGATATTACAACAGACCAACCGCTGCGTGACACCATTGCTTATATTGGCGAGTTGATTGACCAGCTTGTTGAATTAACGGAAGAAATCGAAGCGAATCACTAA
- a CDS encoding MetQ/NlpA family ABC transporter substrate-binding protein: protein MKKLLFSCILIALVAALAACGGKNSTDEKSLVLGATAGPYSDMLKKAIIPGLEEKGYTVELKEFSDYIQPNQALENGAIDANLFQNTVYLENVVAENDFDLSKLINVPTAPMGIYSNKFKSIEEIADGSKITLPNDPVNAARALIVLQDEGLIEFDPNIELLKASEKDVTVNHKNLKFLPIESGQLPRSVESTDLAAVPGNFALSAGMDLLDALALENMPDQYRNVVAVKTENLDKQFAKDIVEIVESAQFEKVIDEEFQGFGKPEWMK from the coding sequence ATGAAAAAGTTATTATTTAGTTGTATACTTATTGCCCTTGTAGCTGCATTAGCTGCTTGTGGAGGAAAAAATTCCACAGATGAAAAATCTTTAGTACTTGGAGCAACAGCGGGTCCGTATAGTGATATGTTGAAAAAAGCAATTATCCCGGGGCTAGAAGAAAAGGGCTATACAGTTGAGTTGAAAGAGTTTAGTGATTATATTCAACCGAATCAAGCGCTTGAAAATGGCGCTATAGATGCGAACCTATTCCAAAATACCGTGTATTTAGAAAATGTTGTGGCAGAAAATGACTTCGATTTGTCTAAGCTAATTAATGTACCAACGGCTCCGATGGGAATTTATTCGAATAAATTCAAATCGATTGAAGAGATTGCAGATGGTTCTAAGATTACATTACCGAATGACCCTGTCAATGCAGCTCGTGCGTTAATTGTTTTACAGGATGAAGGGCTGATTGAATTTGACCCGAATATTGAGTTATTAAAAGCATCGGAAAAAGATGTGACAGTGAATCATAAGAATTTGAAGTTTTTACCTATCGAGTCTGGTCAGCTTCCTCGTTCTGTTGAAAGTACAGATTTAGCAGCAGTACCTGGAAACTTTGCCCTGTCGGCAGGTATGGATTTGCTAGATGCATTAGCACTTGAAAACATGCCCGACCAATATCGTAATGTAGTAGCAGTGAAAACGGAAAATCTGGACAAGCAATTTGCGAAGGATATTGTTGAAATCGTTGAATCCGCACAATTTGAAAAAGTAATCGATGAGGAATTCCAAGGTTTTGGTAAGCCCGAGTGGATGAAATAA
- a CDS encoding NUDIX hydrolase, giving the protein MYPRAKTLGILLYNNQILVEEFQGKHSTGEGTYYRPIGGSIEYGEKSADALVREYEEELNVDIIIQQYIGCLENIFWIDEDMGHEIIQLYLVGFKDKADYKREIFEVIEGNKRAIAKWFPIADFVSRQQMIYPNGIVEQLEKIIEV; this is encoded by the coding sequence ATGTATCCAAGGGCAAAAACGTTAGGTATTCTACTTTACAATAATCAAATCTTAGTTGAGGAATTTCAGGGGAAACATTCAACGGGAGAGGGTACTTATTATCGACCGATTGGCGGATCGATAGAATATGGTGAGAAATCTGCGGATGCTTTAGTAAGGGAATACGAAGAGGAATTGAATGTAGATATCATTATCCAGCAATACATAGGTTGTTTGGAAAACATTTTTTGGATTGACGAAGATATGGGACATGAAATTATTCAATTATACCTAGTTGGTTTTAAAGATAAGGCTGATTATAAAAGAGAAATATTTGAGGTGATAGAAGGGAATAAGAGAGCGATTGCTAAATGGTTCCCGATAGCTGATTTTGTTTCAAGGCAACAAATGATTTACCCTAATGGAATAGTTGAGCAATTAGAGAAGATAATAGAAGTATGA
- a CDS encoding pyridoxal phosphate-dependent aminotransferase: protein MTLSNRLKNLPPHFFSSLVRNVEQALAEGRDVINLGRGNPDQPTPPHIVKALQEAVEDPATHGYSPFRGIAEFKQAAADFYKREYNVDIDPKTEVAVLFGTKPGLVELPLALMNEGELLLLPDPGYPDYLSSVSLANINYDTIPLLAENNFLPDYSKLSDEQKKAKLMYLNYPNNPTSATATIPFFEETVALAKANDIAIMHDFAYGGIGFDGQKPVSFLQAEGAKEVGIEMYTLSKTYNMAGWRVGFAVGNADIIQAIGTLQDHLFIDIFPAIQRAAAVALTGSQDCVDELVALYESRRNVLIAECNRIGWNVVAPTASFFAWLPVPTGYTSATFTDILLNKADVAVAPGHAFGPYGEGYVRVGLLETEDRLREAIARIEKLGLFS, encoded by the coding sequence ATGACACTTTCAAATCGATTGAAAAATTTACCACCACACTTCTTTTCTTCACTCGTGCGCAATGTTGAACAAGCACTTGCTGAAGGGCGCGATGTCATTAACTTAGGCCGAGGTAATCCAGACCAACCTACACCGCCTCATATTGTCAAAGCATTGCAAGAAGCTGTTGAAGATCCAGCAACACATGGCTACTCACCCTTTAGAGGGATTGCAGAATTCAAACAGGCTGCTGCTGACTTTTACAAACGCGAATACAATGTCGATATCGACCCCAAAACCGAAGTAGCTGTACTATTTGGCACCAAGCCTGGACTAGTTGAATTACCACTTGCCCTTATGAATGAAGGGGAACTACTATTACTACCAGATCCAGGTTATCCCGATTATTTATCCAGTGTCAGTTTAGCTAATATCAACTATGATACGATTCCTTTACTAGCAGAAAACAACTTTTTACCGGATTATAGCAAGTTATCCGACGAACAAAAAAAGGCCAAGTTAATGTATTTAAACTATCCAAACAACCCAACAAGTGCTACTGCCACGATTCCATTTTTTGAAGAGACAGTCGCTTTGGCTAAAGCGAATGACATCGCAATTATGCATGACTTTGCTTATGGTGGTATCGGTTTTGACGGTCAAAAACCTGTTAGCTTTTTGCAGGCAGAAGGTGCTAAAGAGGTCGGAATTGAAATGTACACCTTGTCAAAGACGTATAATATGGCCGGCTGGCGCGTTGGTTTTGCTGTCGGAAATGCTGACATTATTCAAGCCATCGGTACCTTACAAGATCATTTATTCATCGACATCTTCCCAGCCATTCAACGTGCTGCCGCCGTTGCATTAACCGGCAGTCAAGACTGCGTAGATGAGCTTGTAGCTTTGTATGAAAGCCGCCGTAATGTATTAATTGCAGAGTGTAATCGAATTGGCTGGAACGTCGTCGCACCAACAGCCTCATTCTTCGCATGGCTACCCGTTCCGACAGGCTATACAAGCGCAACGTTCACAGATATTCTGTTGAATAAAGCCGATGTCGCCGTCGCACCAGGTCACGCCTTTGGTCCCTACGGTGAGGGCTATGTACGTGTGGGGTTATTGGAAACGGAAGATCGCTTGAGAGAAGCCATTGCACGTATTGAAAAGTTAGGTTTATTTTCATAA
- a CDS encoding PaaI family thioesterase, producing the protein MTKEVLHAIQDEYPDDFAWCFGCGRLNEEGYHFRTGWQGEETVTFYEPSSKHIAIPGFVYGGLIASLVDCHGTGSCALALHRKNGYEPGGGEVPPRFVTASLNVNYMKPTPHGALLKAVGKVEEIHPKKFKVSVEVFADDTLCATGEVVGVVMPATFVSTK; encoded by the coding sequence ATGACAAAAGAAGTTTTGCATGCGATTCAAGACGAATATCCAGATGATTTTGCTTGGTGCTTTGGCTGTGGAAGATTGAATGAAGAGGGCTACCATTTTCGGACAGGCTGGCAAGGTGAGGAGACGGTGACGTTTTATGAACCGTCATCGAAGCATATCGCGATACCAGGCTTTGTTTATGGTGGGCTAATCGCTTCGCTTGTTGATTGTCATGGGACGGGTTCATGTGCACTGGCACTTCATCGGAAGAACGGGTACGAACCGGGTGGTGGGGAAGTGCCGCCGCGATTTGTTACGGCCTCGTTGAATGTCAATTATATGAAACCAACACCGCATGGAGCTTTGTTAAAGGCAGTTGGAAAAGTGGAAGAGATCCACCCGAAAAAATTTAAAGTGTCGGTGGAAGTATTTGCAGATGACACGCTTTGTGCGACAGGGGAAGTCGTAGGCGTAGTGATGCCGGCAACGTTTGTAAGTACTAAATAG